One window of the Candidatus Obscuribacterales bacterium genome contains the following:
- a CDS encoding photosystem II reaction center X protein: MTPSLANFLYSLLAGAIIIVIPATIALVIISQRDKIQRS, translated from the coding sequence ATGACCCCATCTTTAGCCAATTTTTTGTACAGCCTGCTAGCGGGTGCCATTATCATCGTGATTCCGGCCACGATTGCCCTCGTGATTATCAGCCAGCGGGACAAGATCCAACGCTCTTGA